One window from the genome of Nicotiana sylvestris chromosome 9, ASM39365v2, whole genome shotgun sequence encodes:
- the LOC138877274 gene encoding uncharacterized protein, producing the protein MDPQFQTPVAQPVGVVQPGVVAQTGNGAAMSANALWRLDRFTKLFTTTFSGASYEDPQDYLDSCHVVLKNMGIVETNVVDFASFCLSGSAKTWWRDYCLARPAGLPALTWDQFSQLFMKKFLPITQRKSYRRQFERLQQGSMAVTQYETRFIDLAHHALLILLTERERESEEVTHSAYLTSGG; encoded by the coding sequence atggatccccagtttcagactccagtagctcagccagttggagtagttcagccaggtgtggtagctcagaccggtaatGGTGCAGCTATGTCTGctaatgccttgtggagattggacaggtttaccaagctcttcactaccactttcagcggtgcatcttatgaggatccccaagattatttagacagttgtcatgtggttctcaagaacatggggatagtggagaccaatgtggTCGACTTTGCTTCTTTTtgtttgtctggatccgccaagacttggtggagagattattgtttggctagaccagctgggttgccagctttgacttgggatcagttttctcaactATTTATGAAGaaatttcttcctatcactcagaggaagagctatcggaggcagtttgagcgtctccagcagggttctatggctgttactcagtacgagaccaggtttattgatttggcccatCATGCCCTTCTTATACTTctcactgagagagagagagagagtgaggaggttactcattcagcctatttgaCTTCAGGTGGttaa